The genomic window TATATTAACGGGGATATCAAGCCTGTATAATCAGTGAGCCTGAAGTCTGAAGTCAAAGCGGATGTGGGGGTCCCTCCTAGGATGATAGGCCACCTCTCACTCTGACAGGTGTTAGTTAGCCTTTCGTGTCTTATACATAAAGGCTGCCCATATGATGAAGTGGACTTCCTGTTATTATTATGGCTTTGCCGGGTGTTGTGTTGAAGTCTGTTCCCCcgttcatacagtatgtgtctccCCTCACCTGTACCTGCAACCCAGCCTCAACCAGGTGCTTCATCTGACCCTAAATTGACCTTAACCCCAAACCGTTATCTCTGCTACACTTCACCATTCTTACAGCAGAGATAATAATGAGAGGGGAACGGACTTCGACGTAACACCGGCTGGCTCAACAGGCTAGTGCTGTGTCTCTGCCTCACAGATAGCTTCTGAGCTTAGCAGCAGCCCGGGGTGATTACACGCGCTTGTATTTAAGGGGACGAGCACTGTGTGTTATGTCTGCCAACTCTGTGAGACAGGCTGGAGGCAACCCCTCCACCCCTCACCCCTGGGCTCTAGGTCTAGTCTCTGAATACAATGTACCGGCCggcagcaccacggacagctcCGCCGTCAGCTGGCAGCTGCTTAAACCTCTTCATTAGCGGTTACATAACACAGTACATGGTGTGTTTCCTTAGGCATGGCAACCTAACTTTAGTTATTTGTCTTTACTACCTAATACCTGTTGGTTAATAGGTAAAAAGAGGATTGTTTAAAATTGATATGAAGCTAATTATCTCAGttttaatgatgataaaaaaaataaaataataataataataataataacaacaacaacaacaataacaatactactactaataataatctctatttgtatagcacctttatTAACATGGATAGCTACAAAGTTCTTatacagataaaaacaaaaaatatatactgaAATCTGGCCCAGATTTACCATAagggcaatctgggcaagtgcctAGGGGCCCTTGATCAAAAAAGGGGCCTTCCGTGATGGGTGCTCCACAGAAGTAGACACAATCTCTTGATGTTTTGGATATTATTGTCGCTTTAGTGCAAAGAAAATcaagtctcatgattgactgtttcatttctcattttttgaTGGCTGGGCAATTCACCATTGGTTAGCAGTCACAATGCACTGAGGTTAGTGTGGGATAAATGGATCACTTGGTGGAAAATGGACAGTGCTCGCCCAGTGGAGAATCGTCAGTTGCCCAGCCgtcaaaaatgagaaatgaaacagtcaatcatgagacttgATTTTCTTCGCATGAAAGTGACAATAATTACCAACATCAAAAGAGTGTGTCAGTTAAGAAGATAATACATTGAGCCATGATATTTCAGTGTGACAGACACATAAGTAAAAGAGATCCTCCTCTATCATGGCGACACAGAAACTGCTAAATTAGTGCCTCAGACTagttaacattattttacacacaggtGGGGGCCTGGGATTTCCCCCAGGGAAACATGTCATCAGGGGGGATTCCCACCCAGTGACGTTTTGAGTGGTCCTAACTGACAGAGGAAAAGATCATAACAGGAAAAAACTCCCCCACAAAATGGAAACGCTTGCATTGGCAATAATGAGGCATACTGCTTTCTGTGTGACTGTGGCGGCGGTCAGAGGTATAAATGCTCAGAAAtggtttcagttttatttttgaacTTTAGGGACtccagaaaaaacattaaaaaaacatattcaggaAAAACCATGGGCTGAAAGGcttgtacttttttatttaaaggagtTACTAACAtcataaaaactcaaacagtGTCAGATTGTCTCAGTGgttctatgtatttatttcaatgcTATATAAGACAGTTATTGGTCTGTGGTGATTGATAAACTATTTTTCTTGAGTAACTGCACTATGTCCATTTAGTATTAttatgctgttttgtttaaGAATGCTTAATTTTCACTGTTGCTACACTTTAAATTTCAAACAAGTGGGAAATCATAGTCATATCGTATATCGTATTGATATCGAGATATTTGGCTTCAATATCGAGGTACGATAATTTGTCCATATCATGCAGCCCTATATCAATACCTGTCGGTCCTTATCATGTACTGTAGCTAAGCACAGGTTTATGAGGCCTATTCATTTCATTACTTGTAAATTCcatatacatatttacagaaTACTGTAGTTAAGTGCACAATAGCATTTAATATGCAGGTAAAATGCAACAGGCTAAATAATTAGTACCAGCACCATCAGTTTTGTACAAACAGTGTTAAACATTAACAACAAAGTGTGATGTCAATTGTCATTGAGACAGAAATAGCATGATGgtattctcctttaaatctCATTATACTGTAGATTTCAATCCTCATTTCTTAATCTGTAAAAATGGGTGTTAAGATATTGTTGTAGGTTTGGTCACTGTCAAAATGTCCACTGTTTAACCACTTTTTCAAGTTGTTTACTGTCAGACTGCTCAGATTGCTCTAGTTGGCTAATGGTTAATTCAGCAGTCTATATCTATTTACTATATCAATATAAACACCAGAGCAGGatgacagtcacatgatttGTCATCGGTTTACTTCTGCAATCTTGTTTTAATTGCTGGGAGATATAGCACGCACCGCTGCTGATACTGTCTCCACTGCTGATACTGTCTCCATGTTTGTTCAGTTTCTTATGTTTCAGTTTCTTGGGTCTTTGGATCATTGACTTTAAACAAACACGTTTCTTACATTCCCCACATGCTTTCTGCCTGCAACTATAcaatgaatgtgttttatgagtCAAGCACTATCAAAACCCACCAGAGGGTACATCAGTAAAACTATGTCTCTTTGAGGGAGTGTCTGCTTGTGACTAACGCTGCCATTACCACCTGAAGATTTATGTGAAGGGCAACTTCTGCAAATGACAGGCTGCTAATTACATCCAAACAATTGTGTTGAAATTGGGAGTACTGTAGAATAGATGGATTACTTTAAGGATATTAAGATACATCTTTCAAAgtttacagaaaaaacagacattatcctttttaaaatattaattaattattcttTACAGTCATTATAAACTACTGACATGTTTGGTTGGAGCATTATTCAGACAAGTTCAGCCTGTCCCAAGTACCAACATACCTTCTGTTAATAAAACACTGTATAACCAACTCCTTTCTGAgttagaagaaaaacaaatgtaggAAGATTGAACACCCAAGGCTAGTCTGATGTAGCAGTCCTCTTTAGATGGCAGCTCTAAAATGGGCTCAAAATCACCAGGCTGTCTCCTGCTGGAGATCTGTCTGGCAAAGACTGCTGCCTGAAGTGTCATTGTGTTATTATAACAAAGCTTGAGGCATAGAGGGAACAAGAGCAAGATTACAGCTTTACAACCAGATTTATAACCAGACTTTGTATAATGTAGTACCTCTAGGCATCCCCAATCAAATCAACATCCCTGAATCATAATTTGGCTGTTACATTTTGGCAAAGTAAAGACCCATAAGTGTGTTTTACAATCTATAatttatcaaattaaattatacaaGGTTTCTTTCCATGTGCTTTTATTCCTGCACTTCAGAATGTTCCCACCTCAAGCTGATCTTTGAACTGGTATTTAACAGAACTGGTTGAAGATTGTTGGATGATGTTATCATGACATTCAGCAATTATTTGGCTTGATGTTCAGAAAGTTGATTAGCCATCATCCGCAGTTAAATATCCCAGAATGAGTGGTTGTACTGTCATTTTATCCACAATCAATGTCAAACTATGTGAGAACAAAATCTGAaccaacaagaaaaaacagttcagacactcagtgtttctctctttctagtcACCCAGAGGTCAGATAAACCTGTTCTACTGCAAAACTCATTTAGGCGTTATGTTTACGGATGTTCTTAATGTAATACactgttttgtgtatgtgttggttTTTAGTCATACTAAATGCTAATGCTGGCATGGCTCTGGGGAAAGCAAAGTGGGCTTGTTACATTTGGTACATGCATTCATTTTCCCCCTCAAAAAGAACTGTAGGCAATtttgtgattcattttcatataaCACCACCATCGCATCAAAATTTCAATCTGTCAAATACTTTGGttaatgaccaaatacctgcaaaactactCATATACCCATAAtaagcctcagctgtactttcaGTTTAGGTCTacttagcaaatgttagcatgctaacaaagTAAACTAAGATGATGAATGTGGTAAAAATGATACCTGCTTACGtcactttgagctaaatgctaactgATATGTTTAGCTAACACACTAAATGATATTaatacacatttcattcattttttctaTCTTCTGTTACTGAAAGAGACAATGTTGTATTTTTCCTTCACATTAGTTGGGTTGACCAAATTTTAGCATACTAACAAACTATGATGGTGAACGTGGTAAAAATTATACCTGCTTGCGTCACTTTGAGCTAATTGCTAACTGCTATGTTTACCTAACACGCTAAATGCTATGTAATTAATACATATTCCATTCATTTTGTCTGCCTTAGTTCTATTGCTGAAAGAGACAGTGTTGTATGTTCCCTTCACATTAGATTTTGTTTACAGACAGACATAACCCTTAACTCTACAAGTGAAACGGATAATTACGAATTATGATGTTTATTCCTTAGCGATAATGAAGATGAGAATTATGATGGTAATTATCATCAAGTCATGCAGCATCTGATGTATCACTGTCTGTTCTATGGATTACTAATCTTTGGCATCCATTGCTTTCAGATACAGGTATGAAGATTACAAGGAGACAGCAGACTACCTGCTGGCCAACACAAAGCAGCGTCCTAAAGTGGCCATCATTTGTGGTTCAGGCCTGGGTGGACTGGCTGATctgctgaaaaacaaagaaatgttccCTTATAAGGACATCCCACGTTTCCCCACTAGCACTGGTAGGCTGTTTCGGTCAATTGCATTTAAtcacaaaacactgctgaaactgtaaaaatacttaTTGCAAGTGTTTGGACTCTGTATGAACAGTGCAGGGCCATGCTGGTCAGCTGGTGTTTGGGAAGCTGGGGGGTCGTGAGTGTGTCTGCATGCAGGGGCGATTCCACTTCTACGAGGGCTATAACATACACACGGTAAGCTACACCATGTTAAGTATATGTACTACTGCTTATTGTACTTTTTCACTAGTCAGGTTATCAgatagttattgttataggtGAGCTGTGAACATCAACAATTAACCGGTTTTGTAATGAAAACTATAGTGTGTTCAGCTTTGGCGTTATATTGTTAATAGTCTATTAGACTTGTTTACCTTCCTATTTGTTATGCTGGAATTACGTTTTATCAGATTAAATTTGATTGATCTAAAACAATGGATGGTGCAAAGGTGCAGACATATCCATTTGTCACTATAAATTGCCTTGTGAGTAGATTGTTGTCTCAATTTCTATTACACACCATCTTGCTTTTGCCTTTAGACACCTTGCTGATGTGAATGATGCACTATACAGCGTAACTGAACTAAAGCAGGCTGTTTAAACTCTGACTTTGTCAATTACATCGAGAAAAATATTCAGTCTCTGTATGTGCAACCTAATTGTGGTTCTTGTCACAGAGGGAGTCTCTGGACACATAATCCATTTTGTGCTACAACTCTACTATTTTAAGTTCCAGTAGGAAACTGACTGAGAGATCATTAAAGATACAGTATTTGTAATAAACACCTATATTTAATATGTCACAaaaagcagagcaggtggacccaaatgcagggctgcagaaaaatgtttatttccttaGAATGTGTAACAAAAACCAAAAGAGCACCGAGCAGGACCGAACCAAGCAGACTTGACGAAACAAGTCTGACAAAAACTAACAAATCTACACCAATCAAGACAAAGGGCCCAACAAAGACTGACTAGAAAACCAAGACTTTAAAAAGACTAACAGAGCTAACGAGGGAATAGGGAACAGGTGACAAGACAGGGGCTGGGAGTGATTGGCTGGGAAGACACTGGTGACAGGGCATGGCTGAGAAGACTGATACGTGACAGGTGTGAAGGCAGGGGACAAAACAATGAGGGCAAGGCAGAGCTAATGAACTTGATGTATGGCAGGTGTGTGGAGGAGCACATGaacaagggaggaagaaatacACAAGGAAAACACGGAGCAAACACAATTACGTTAAGGATCAAGCAACCAAAAATGcatctatctataaatgacaggaatgtctgtctgtctgtctgttattcacATATCTCTCGAGCCATTCATCTGATtgatttcaaacgtgacaggtgtcttgctatgGGCATGAGTATATGCAGTGCCAAgtttggataaggaatgtaaaagatatagacaAATATATCGGTAAAAGAAGCAgacatttgctgttgccgctctagccgctggccactcccctctcacacagcacactgagcacagcgcagGACTAGAGTTAGAGAGGGTATAAGGCAGCGGAGCTTTGGCAGCTACaatgtgaaatacacttcagaccctcaaaaaaatggatgaaactgaaaacacttcgAATAGCCCAGGCAACTTTGTAGTAAAGACACGCAAAAACTGATTTTGCACGGGCACTGCACTAgttacaagaaaaacaaaacgcAGAGTCCCAAAACCAGTGACATGAAATTGGCTTTAAGATGGATGATTTTTGCTTTGAAAACTGAATACCTTTAATCTCAAAGGCTCACATTGAACTTTGTTATATAGTCTGATAGACTAAGGACACGATTTTAATGACTGAATGATTTGAAATGTCATCATATTATGTTATGTAAACTCAGTGTCTTCTGTTGGCTTTTGACCAGAGCTTGATATGCCATTATATAGCACACAGCTCTGGCTAAcaattcagtgtttgtgtggaCTGATTAGCTGGATGACTTGATGACAGTAAAAAATTGTGTCATCCTGGGACTGACCTTTGGCCTGTTGTattctgactttattttattaccaGTTGTGATGTGCCATCTTCACATCAAATTACCCATATAAAACCCATGAAATCATAAAATCCACTTTCATAATTGCAGTAAGAGAAAGTCAGGGCATTATGATCTGTCCTGTTAGGACTTTAGACAGTAAACATACTATATTAAATGCCTCAAGTTGAATCATCTACATACATTAAACTGAGCTGaacggagaaaaaaaagacaaaagatttGACTGAGCTAACTGAGGTCAATTTTCACTAGACCATGTGTATCACAAATATGCGATTACGCTTTTCTGGGAAGTTGTGTTAGACTTTGTCCAGTGTTATGATCCTTAGGCCTTCTTGGCAAGCTAAGATGACATGAGAATCAATTTTTATTAGCCACACTCTCAGTATATAGCCTCTAtggatggcaatgtcagtcggttggttggttggtctACGTCCACTACGGTCCAGAttgaaaatatatcaaaacCTATTGGATTGCCATGACAATAATGTTGGTGATCCCTTCCCTTCATCTATTGCCATCATTAGGCcaaaaatgatgtgtttgtcTAACACTTTGCTTTATgactgcaaaactaatgacaaacAAATCAGCTTCAACTGTACCTTGTGGTCAGTGCTAATTAGAAAATATTAGGAACTTTCTAAACTGAGAGAGTTAAAatggtaaacattacacctGCTAAATATGTAGATGTTAGCATTGtgattgtgagcatgttagcatttactCCAAAGCATAGCACACACAGCCGCTAGCCTGGCTTTTGAagttctgtctgtgtctgtgtgtcatttaGTTCCTTCGGCAGGtgacataaataatatttaaccaCTGAAAACTAGATTAGCAcagaaatgtatctttttttccatCCAAGGGCCTTTTGGCAAATCATTTAATAAAGTCAAGTCACCATTAACAGCTCGTTGCTACAATTTAACTACTGACACTTCTCACAGCTTACTATGCTTACATGTCCCTCCCTAACAAGACCACTTACTACTGGGGACACCAAATAATGTGCAAAACTTACACCAAACAGGCTCCAAAATGACAGCACTGACCTTATCACAAAACCAGGGTTCTTGAAATAATTTTTGTACTAACCAGCAAAACGCTTTCGCAGGCAATTCAAGCTGTAGAGAAACGTGAAATAGAAAAGGCAATTTCCGTATATGACTGCTGTGAAATCTAGCAAGTCATTTCCAGGCCATCAGCTGCCCTATAAAGGTTATTGCAGAAGCATAGATTGTTCAATCACATTTCAACATCAACCTACAGTAATGAAAATCCTAGAGTCAATCGACATCAGCACATGCATAAACTGGCCTCTATAAAATACTGGCTTCTCATAtgatgtgtttctttctgttgttcCCAGCAGGCACCAGTCTCGTAAATGTCACCATAATTATCAGGTTTATAGCAAAGCAATAAAAGAACAACAGGCAGTATAATTCTGACACATATCATATTTGTTGCTCCAGGTGACATACCCAGTGCGAGTCTTTTACCTGCTTGGCGTGGAGACTCTGATTGTGACAAATGCGGCCGGGGGTCTCAGTGGCAGCTACAAAGTGGGTGACATCATGCTCATTAAGGATCACATCAACATGCCGGGCTTCGCAGGGCAGAACCCGCTCTGTGGGCACAATGATGACAGGTACACCATGAACACATGCATGCAACCAAAATACAGTCACTAAAAATGAACTATGTTAACTTGGTTATGCATGTTGGATTATATACAATCCCTCTCATTTCTCATttgaaacatacaaaaaaacaaatgtgaaactTGCATGCTGACAACATCTGTGTTTTATAAACTCTTGCTGTTGCTCttgctcattcattcatttaatttctctTCAGGTTTGGAGTGCGTTTTCCTTGCATGTCAGATGCATACGATCGTGACCTGAGGGCTCTGGCCAAGCAAATAGCAAAGGAGCAGAGCTGCGACAGTTTCTTGCAGGAAGGAGTTTACTGCATGCTGGCTGGACCGACATATGAGACCATTGCAGAGTGCAAAGTCCTGCAGAAGCTGGGGGCAGATGCTGTGGGTTAGTACAGCTCCCCTCATGCTGTATTAAAGAGATAATGGGGTGGTGGGGGGAACTCTCTAAACAGTATGCCTACAACAGAGAGTGTGCTGCTTATTGGCCATGTTCGCATGCATACAGACTTCGGTGTGCCTTTGATTACAACTACCTTTGAATACAACTGCAACTAATGCAGCCCTATTAATTAAAGACCAGGTTCTtcctgtctgacaacaacaacaaaaatgataaaatatgcaGCTGCAATGTGCTTATATTTCTCTGTATACACATTTGTTCACAAAACAGCTCGAAAGTGaaactataaactacatttagCCTATACTTCTGACATTTACATATGTTGAACCACAGGAGAAGAGTAACATGTCAATGACTTAGTCACTGTCACTAATTAAAATGGAGATGttacaacattaaaattgtGGAAATATAACTATCAGTCTCAACATGGTGACTGATAGCAACAATGCAGTGGACAATGcagagacatttaaaaacaaagaaagaagaataactgagataaccctgatgatgtcatcatttgGCTTACATAGATTGGTAATTTATAACAGAAAGCCACCATTGTAAATTGGCAGCATACCATTTGAAAGACATGGGCATATGATGTTCTAACAAAAGTTGCTGTCCagttgcatcatgggaaatgtaggatccagccTTTTGGGTCCTTTATCCATACCATagactaaaagtcaggatatgtAGGCTTTTGTTGCTTCAATCTTGACCATTCTTTTATAATCTCTCTTGCAAGTCTCCCAACTTGATGGAAGTCTAATTATAAATCACAGGAATGTTTTATATGCATAAATGTATATAACGGAATGTCATCTGCATATGTGCTCAAGCCTCAGGTCATACAGTACCTCAAATATCCTCATGTAGCAAAGTCATGCCAGTGCACCTGAAACAGACCTCTTCCCTCTGTCTAGGTATGAGCACAGTCCCAGAGGTGGTGGTGGCTCGTCACTGTGGCCTGCGTGTCTTGGGTCTGTCGCTTATCACCAACAAGGTCGTGACAGATTATGACAGCAATGAGAAAGCAAACCACGAGGAGGTGCTGAAGACCACCCAGCGCCGAACCCAGGACCTCCAGAAGCTCGTCAGTAACCTCATCACTAAGATCTAGTACCTTCATCCAAAATCTAAGTAGTAACTGGTGAAATGATAATTATGGTATGTTTGTGATTGTCAAAATGGCACTTAGAGGAATGTCCACAGCTTTTAATGAATGTCGATGATTTATGTGGCTAGTTTGCTGTTCAGTGCTCTCACAGCAGGACTTTCACAAACTAAGAAATTCAGCCTCCATCCAGGGATGCTTGTCgagctgacaaaaaaaaatggtggC from Scomber scombrus chromosome 6, fScoSco1.1, whole genome shotgun sequence includes these protein-coding regions:
- the pnp6 gene encoding purine nucleoside phosphorylase 6 codes for the protein MPSPETETKSTFGYSYEDYKETADYLLANTKQRPKVAIICGSGLGGLADLLKNKEMFPYKDIPRFPTSTVQGHAGQLVFGKLGGRECVCMQGRFHFYEGYNIHTVTYPVRVFYLLGVETLIVTNAAGGLSGSYKVGDIMLIKDHINMPGFAGQNPLCGHNDDRFGVRFPCMSDAYDRDLRALAKQIAKEQSCDSFLQEGVYCMLAGPTYETIAECKVLQKLGADAVGMSTVPEVVVARHCGLRVLGLSLITNKVVTDYDSNEKANHEEVLKTTQRRTQDLQKLVSNLITKI